GTAGCCCAGCAGGAACGCGATTTCCTGCAGGCTGAGCTTGCCCGATTTGACGCTCTCGACCGCGAGCTTGTGGCGCACGCTTTCCAGGATGTCGCGATACGACGTGCCCTCGTCGGTCAATCGCCGGTGCAACGTGCGCGGCGTCATGTTCAGCAGCTGTGCCGTCACTTGCTGCGACGGGAAATCGCCCACCTTCTCGAACATCAACCGGCGGACCCTCGATGAAAGCGCGTGCTGTCGGGTCAGGTTCGCGAGTTCGACCTGGCAGACGCGCACCGCTTCCGTCAACGCGCGCGGATTGCTGCTGCCGAGCGGCTGGTCGAGATCGGCGACCGGGAATGCCATGCCGGCCCATTCGGCGCCGTAACGCACGTCGCAACCGAACAAGTCTCTTGCGAGATTCGCGTAGTCGGGCACATCGAACGGGAGCGCCACGAACGATGCCGGGTTCGCGCCGCGCGTGATGTAGTCGAGCATATTCTTGATCGTCAATACGATCGCCTCCATCACGGGCTGCCGGATCCTGTCGAGCGGATGACACTCGGCGAATACGAGCTGCGCATGTTCGCCCGAGATCACGAGCTTCGCGGAAACGAGCGAGGTCCGCACCTGCACGAAACGCTCGATGAGTTCGAGTGCTTGCCGCGGCGTCACGCTGTTGGTGACCGCATAGCCCAGTATCCCGTGACTGCCGACGCGCAAGCGTTCGCCGACGAGCAACCCGAATGCGGGCTCGCCGGTCGCGTCGATCGCATCGCGCACCAGCCGCTTGAATGCGTCGAACGAAAAATCGCGGATGGTCAGCTCACCGTTCGGCCCGGGATGCTGCAATTGCACAAACCAGTCGGGCAAATGCGCACCCATCCGGACGAGCTGATCCGAGATCTGAAACACGTATTGCGGTTGAAGAAAAAAGTCCGTCTCGGACATGTCGGACATCCTTGGTGAGGCGACGGACATCAATTGACATTAAATGCGCCATCGATGTCAATTCGCGCACTCCCGTAACGGCGGCCGGTTCCCTACGATGAACCTACCTCAACCGCACCGACCGGACGGATCGCACCATGTTCAGGCTCCTGACAAAATCCAAGACTGTGACGGCCGTCATCAACGATCGCGCGATCACGGTTCAACCCGCGGAAACGCTGTTGCAGGCGGCATTGCGCCAGGGCATCGATTTCCCGCATAGCTGCCGGGTCGGCGGATGCGCGACCTGCAAGTGCCAGCTGATCGACGGGCGTGTGAAGGAACTCACGCAAAGCGGATACATCCTGTCCGACGAAGAGCTCGATCAGGGGTTCATTCTCGCGTGCCAGAGCATCCCGCAATCCGACGTGACAATCGCCGTCGACACGAGCCGCTATGGCGCGCGGCGGAAGATCGACGGCCGCGTGATCGGCCAGGACCGGCTGACGCACGACATCCTGCGCTTGCGCGTCCAGCTCGACGAAGCGCTTC
The sequence above is drawn from the Burkholderia stabilis genome and encodes:
- a CDS encoding AraC family transcriptional regulator, whose amino-acid sequence is MSETDFFLQPQYVFQISDQLVRMGAHLPDWFVQLQHPGPNGELTIRDFSFDAFKRLVRDAIDATGEPAFGLLVGERLRVGSHGILGYAVTNSVTPRQALELIERFVQVRTSLVSAKLVISGEHAQLVFAECHPLDRIRQPVMEAIVLTIKNMLDYITRGANPASFVALPFDVPDYANLARDLFGCDVRYGAEWAGMAFPVADLDQPLGSSNPRALTEAVRVCQVELANLTRQHALSSRVRRLMFEKVGDFPSQQVTAQLLNMTPRTLHRRLTDEGTSYRDILESVRHKLAVESVKSGKLSLQEIAFLLGYDSLGNFRRAFIRWEGKSPSEYRRSV